AGCTGCCCTCTCTGACCATGCTCAATGTCAACTGGACCTGTGTAACTGAGATGACGTCTTTGGATACACTGCGaaggggtgagtgtgtgtggagtggagtgtgtgtgtgtgtggggaggggtatAATGTTTACAGTGGAATTGGAATCCCTTTTAGTGgccaaacataattatggatgaAGATAAAAAATTAAGGTCATGTCCCAAATAAACAATTTGttctttatataattattggccaaAACTTTGTTCCCCAAAGAAGTCCGTTATAAAAAAGTGGGTTCCACTGTTacgtgtaccgtatagcggaacATTTTTTGtggggtgcaaaatttcgcgtttctcgagggcagagcagtaaCACGATAATTAgttttcacatgcaaagctgtTGGTGgatgtggtttcctggcattgaaacgcgaatattagaacccacgaaaatttctactgagggctctggaaccAAATAtatagcgaaaatttcccgctatacggtatgttgtGCATAGCGTATAAGCTCTATTTAAGGTGCCACATACAAATATTTACGCTGGTATATATAGGTGGCTGTATTCAGAGGTAGAAAATTAGTTTTGAGGCTGGATGGCGTACGTGTCTTTAGAGGGCTGccttctaattggaggtaaaaaAACAGCTTTTCCAACCTCTACTATGGCCACCTTTACCAgcgtaattatttttatgtggCGCCTCAGAGGAAGTACGACACACGGTCACATGACTAGCCAAAAGGATTATAAATCTCATTAACTTGTGCATTCAAGAGTAtgtactttgatagtggatttggtttggcgtgtatctttcaagaaatCCACTTAACGTTTCTAAGATCAGGCTGGTTGATTGTTGGTTTATGctgatgtgaaatagcttttcaaccaATTTTAGCCaccacttagattttgagatattattgtaattctgttttaataagtattctgtgcctgcattcaggataggatcactaccaacatctgagccttggttcttacaacaaatctaatctctatttgtaaaactctagctactagccagcaacGAGTTGTATGCTCTAAACTTGTCTCTTTATGGCGCTTACTTGCCACCAGCTGAATGGAATGAATTTTTaacgacttctttgtctttcttgccttcaatcaagaaatagcagccATGTGAGCTTAACCgagtgtcgtacctcctctggtggtGCCTTAAATAGCCGAATATACGCCATGACGTCACGTTGCGGGAACACCCCCGCAGCCATATTGATTTTTAAAAAATGCACAAATTAATCAGTTCTTAGAAAACTGTTCGTAACTTGAAAGCGCTTCGACTTTTGATTGTGCAAGTTAGACTAGGAAGAAAGACCAGTCAAAGATCTACAAGATGATGCCCGAATCGCTTACTATCTCGAAGGTTTGGCTGTGATCTGCTTCTGTCAAGCGGTAAGTAGTAGTTGCGTATAGTACTACTTTGTTACATGGCTTTTTCGATTCGCTAGAAGCTTCATACAGCCTAATACTTATTGTACTAAGTATATAGGACgtagctgtagagtttgtaGTGCTGAGAAGCGTTGCTTAGCCTTTTTCTGTGCAGCTACACAAGGTACTGGGTGTGGCTTATAACCAGAGGCAGCTATGTGTAAAGAGAAACAGTGGCAGTGGTAAAAAGGTGAGTACAAGCTTCCTAAGCTGTATGTTGACTCTACTGAATGTTTAGAGTCTACTTTAGGGCCTGCATCACCTATTATAGACTTCAATTTATTTAAAATCAGgcgcataaaattaatgttaaaaaTACAACCGGTTGTAGTTGCTATAGTACTTGTTCGTACTTGTTGCATGCGTTTGTAGAATCGCTAGAAGCTCTATGGTCTggtactgactgtacatggtaGATAGTAGTTGTATCTAGAATTGGTAGTGCTAAGCAGCATTGATTAGCCTTCTTTGTGTACAtatgtacactacatgtaggtgtggcTGGATCCAATAATCAGAGGTGGGGCCGCGTATGTACAGTGAACAGAGGAACAGTGGCAGTAGCAGCGAGGTGAGCCAGGATACGTATTACGTTTGTTGACTGCAATAACctattatgtaattatatatagcccttGAATAGTAAAATAATAGCCTCGCCTTTCGTTCTTCGAGCCTTGAAAAACATTTTTTGGACCATCAGTAACGATTATAATTCTTTGCGTAACTAACAATAGATATAAAAAGTGTCTGATGTCTGTGGCTACTGCCATGAATACTTCGCTGTCAATTGATCACTGCCACTGGGTCCCTTTTGGAGTACCTTGGAGTCGCCTCTGTCAAGAGTAGAATACATGGttagacacacgcacacatacaagcatacacaaacactcccgtacacacacacacacccacacccacacacatgcacacccacacacacaaatccacacacacacacgcaaacacacacacacacacacacactgacacatacgtacgcaaacacacacacacacacacatgcacactcacacacacataaatccacacacacacgcgcatgcaaacacacacacacacacacacaaatccacttacacacatacacgcgcACAGACAATGCCATGTACAGGAAGGTTGGCGTTGGTGGTAGGACTTTCACAACAGTGGTCAGCTCATGCAGTGTCGATGTCCGATCCAGATCTACatttttgataattattttattgttgtaattattgttgtactgTACCGGGTATTTGATGTTCTTGTTTTTATTCTATACATTGAGTGAAGCCATTTTATTTGTTGCATTTACCTTCAAGCTCCTCTCCAAACTGTTCTCAATCAGAAAACTCATCATCACTGCCCTCCATGACTGGCACATCTCTGTTACCTTGCTGTACTCTGGCTACTGGGTCTTCTATGTCAATCTGTGCAGGTCCCAGAGCTAGTGGGTAGCCTACAATTTCATGCAGCACCTCCTCACTGATCTAGTGTGGCCTCTTAGCCATGCTAGtagctctatataattttttgaTAGTGTTTGTTCATGCcaataattaatatttaatttgTAAACTAGCTACATATTCAAGCGTGTATTGCCAAAATATTTTCTGCACAGTAGGAAGTTTTGACTGCATATATACTTGCCTGAACAGTACCTGGACGTAGTAGTAGCGTTAAAATAGCAGCAGCCGCTCCCTGGTTTCTTTAGAGCTGAGAGAAGCCGGATTACTGCGGTTGACAAAAATGCGTCTATGGCATCATACCGACATGACGCATTAATGAGTCTGGGGGGTATAATCGGTAATAGACGGTATAACATTAATGCATGCAGGTTGTGTCAGCCAAATATTGTGTATAGAGATGTCTCTAATTCACCGCCCACTCTATCTTCCCTGCACAGGTTGCCCACTATTGGAGGTACTGGGGAACAGTAATATTGGACAGCCGTTACCAGGGCAACCACCAATAGATGAAGAGGACAATCAGTAAAAATTTAATGCTGTTAGCAACATAGCAACATACCATACATACATAAATATTTTATCCTGTTGTGTTTCAATCATGGCAAAAATTGATTTTTGAAGAATTTGTCATTGttatgtatgtaccgtattcacccgaattaccgggacacaaaaaaataattacggcttgcagtgtcccttgtattagggtgtcctgtagtaattagaacgaatattTCCCCATTAAGGTATGTAcacggcctcgattccaggccgaggctaACTCTGCttacatttcctgttgttccttaatatagaatgaaaaaaattaggtaagtccgaagtgtcccttagaatagagtgtcccggtaattcgggtgaatacggtatgTATATGACTGACTGACACGTATAATTCTACAGAAGATTTTAATCACGTGACAGCTATACTTCCGGCTTTAGACATTGCGCAAGAACTTGCTTCAGGCTTGCGCTTTTGTAAAGTACACTGTAGAACCATATTatagatagaacagtaggACAGTTAATCTATGGTACATGGTGTAAGTGTCCAGTTATACTGAAAATTATATTACAACAAGAGATCGAGTACTTAATTGATTGTCCATATAAAGTCGACCTTCAAAAATGAACGACATCGACTATGATGAATACATGCACAGGGCTAGGGCTAGGGCCATCGACCGTGATGTATACATCTCTAGCGCTATACGTAGGGCTAGGGACTCCAAGTTGCACCTGTTGAAGCTGGTGCGGAGACAACAGAGTAGAACAGCTAGCACAGAAAACTCAAGCACGAGTCAAGGCTGGACACAAGACCTTGGAGTGGAACCCCCTGTTTACTCAAACCAGGTCACCCTGGATGGTGCTGATGAGCCAAACCAAGTGCAAATCGAAACCGAACCAAAGGATTACCAAGGGATCAACCACCCTTGGTATTACAGATACCCGTTCAGCGACACCCTGGATAGTGCTGACGAGCCAAAGGAGATTGAAACCGAACCAAAGGATTTATGGATTCCCTCACTGCTGCCGCCCTATTGGAGTTACAGACACCAGGTCACCAGCCTGGATCATGCTGATGAGCCAAACAAAGTGCAGATCGAAACCGAACGAAACCAAGGGTTTTCGTACGAAGACTATTACGAAGACCAGGTTTCTGCCTTCAAAGTAAGCCAAGTTCCCTCAAGTCAAGCAGGTACTTACATGCAGTAATACGTGTACTTCCCTGACCCTTGGTTTATTGTTATtacagcagttttaagcacctttgcaacacGGCACACACAAATGGGTAAACCACAATGTAAACCCACAATGTAAACATGGGACTATACTTGAGTGGTTTCTTTACTTGCagtacagtggttttccttacctttgcaggctatactgcaagagcactgcaaccacaatgtagtaaatatagtgttttggttggcttctgttatgattgttagtaacaagccaacaaaattACTTGCTATGGCCTGCAAAATGTAAACTGTAActggttttaatttggcaatttcaaaactgccaaattagtggacctaattgctgtagtagcctaagacgtcaaattaaaaatcgccaaATTGTAATAGCTCActcgccaaataattataatagccgcTAAAAGTTCCAGGTGTCTCatattttgtctgactgaagtgatggtagctctgatggtagctcagctaacttgttgcttggttcattgtggcaaaatgatatgagctaaaacttgtatgtatagctatagggaGCGGAGGGCCTGTATTTACTAGGCTCAAAATTGGATATTTCCGAAAGCAGCTTGTTGACCTCAAGCATTATATAGAAGGAGTGCTGtgaaagtagagtagtaaccccTTGAGTTGTGTGAAAGTCTGCAATAGCCAGTATTTTACTCatcattgatttttgtgatgtgtgggtggactaaAACACAGACAAGTAatcactacattgtggttgcagtgctcttggagtatagcctgcaaaagtatggaaaaccactgtatCGAATCAAAAATTGGCCTAGTGTTGACTGTGTACTATAAATCTAGCAGCTATATAGGGTTGCAGTAAATCCTACTCCTAGCACTTTGAAATGTGAACACATGTTGATAGCAGTGGTGTAGGAAGAGGGCTAATCACTTAGAGCATGGATAGTAAAAAAAAGCTTAGAGGAGAAGTTGATACGCGTGTGCGCACATATTAAGTGGACCCCCAAAAAGAATGCTCTGGGAATGGTTCTAGGCATGTGTATTTGCGTACAATTGAAAGCTTGGGCAGAAATGGACTAAAACAAcagcaagcatgcatgcagtgttatatAAAGGAGGGCCCTGCAGCCCCTGCATTGTTCCTACATCACTGGATCGATAGGCCCGACAGTTAGAAAGATATTGACAGGTACTGACAGTTAGAAAGATACTGACAGTTAGAAAGATACTGACAGGTACTGTACAcagtcccatgcatgcatcacatTTGAGTAACCACAATTTACTACAATAGTACACTGTGGTTTCATGCTTGCgttcatgtgttgcaaaggtgcttaaaactgctgtaTCACTTTAATGTTGTATGCAGGTGAGGATGATCAATGGAACAAACAATTGACCATTGACGATCTGCATGAAGTTTTGTCTGCACTGATCGATGCCACTTTGGATTGGCTTGAGTTGGGCCTCGCTTTGAAGATT
The Halichondria panicea chromosome 14, odHalPani1.1, whole genome shotgun sequence DNA segment above includes these coding regions:
- the LOC135347952 gene encoding uncharacterized protein LOC135347952, which codes for MNDIDYDEYMHRARARAIDRDVYISSAIRRARDSKLHLLKLVRRQQSRTASTENSSTSQGWTQDLGVEPPVYSNQVTLDGADEPNQVQIETEPKDYQGINHPWYYRYPFSDTLDSADEPKEIETEPKDLWIPSLLPPYWSYRHQVTSLDHADEPNKVQIETERNQGFSYEDYYEDQVSAFKVSQVPSSQAGEDDQWNKQLTIDDLHEVLSALIDATLDWLELGLALKIKVSTLEGINSNKGKNTDKACMREMLAHWLRSSSSRTWSDICKGLRSETVQQDVLADTIERKYQGTGTGMSRKKRKSSSNHVTI